The following is a genomic window from Mycolicibacterium sp. TY81.
TCGGTACTAGCGGTACCGAGTCAAGGGGGCTGGGGGTTGCGTGTTGCCCGGTTGGGGCGACGTTTTGGAGCCTACGCAGGTCGACGGCTATCCTGAGGTGCAATCGCTGCGCACGTGAGAAGCAATAGAGAGGCCATAGGCCCTATTTGTTCGCGACGCGGCCGACCGCAAGCAATTCCGTTTAGTCAGAGAGGTGCACATCATGGCTGTGCCCAAGCGCAGGATGTCGCGCTCGAACACCCGTAGCCGTCGCGCGCAGTGGAAGGCCGAGGCCACCGGCCTGGTCAGCGTGAACGTCGCAGGTCAGGCACACAAGGTGCCGCGTCGCCTGCTCAAGGCCGCGCGTCTGGGTCTGATCGACCTCGACCGCCGCGCCTGAACCGACTGACGGTTTTTCTCGCGCCCGCGTGGCGCGTCTTCTCAGTCCGCTCTCAGATGGTGGGGTGAGACTGTGCCTGTGCGAATCCTTGTAGTCGACGATGACCGCGCTGTACGCGAATCACTGCGTCGGTCACTGACTTTCAACGGGTACTCGGTCGAACTGGCTCAAGACGGTGTCGAGGCGTTGGAGCGCATCTCCAGCGACCGGCCCGACGCTGTCGTGCTCGACGACATGATGCCCCGGCTGGACGGGCGCGGTGTCTGCCGTCAGCTGCGCAGCAGCGGCGATGACCTGCCCGTGCTGATGCTGACCGCCCGTGACTCGATCGATGAGCGGGTGGCCGGCCTCGACGCCGGTGCCGACGATTACCTGCCGAAGCCATTCGCGCTCGAGGAGCTCCTGGCCCGGATGCGGGCCCTGCTCCGCCGTACCGGCCCCGCCGACGGCGCCGAGTCGGCGGCATTGACGTTCTCCGACCTCAGCCTCGACCCGGTGACGCGCGAGGTCACCCGGGGCTCCCGGTCGATCAGCCTGACCCGGACCGAGTTCTCGCTGCTCGAGATGCTCATCCACAACCCGCGCCGGGTGCTCAGCCGCAGCCGGATCCTCGAAGAGGTGTGGGGCTTCGATTTTCCGACGTCGGGAAACGCCCTCGAGGTCTACGTCGGG
Proteins encoded in this region:
- the rpmF gene encoding 50S ribosomal protein L32; translation: MAVPKRRMSRSNTRSRRAQWKAEATGLVSVNVAGQAHKVPRRLLKAARLGLIDLDRRA
- a CDS encoding response regulator transcription factor, with the protein product MRILVVDDDRAVRESLRRSLTFNGYSVELAQDGVEALERISSDRPDAVVLDDMMPRLDGRGVCRQLRSSGDDLPVLMLTARDSIDERVAGLDAGADDYLPKPFALEELLARMRALLRRTGPADGAESAALTFSDLSLDPVTREVTRGSRSISLTRTEFSLLEMLIHNPRRVLSRSRILEEVWGFDFPTSGNALEVYVGYLRRKTEAEGEPRLIHTVRGVGYVLRETPP